DNA from Plasmodium cynomolgi strain B DNA, chromosome 12, whole genome shotgun sequence:
ACGATGTTTTTACACTTTATTTGGCTATCCTCCTTCATAATATCATTCATTTTAGCCTTTCCTCTTATCAGTTCCTTTGTTGTGAGTTTGGTTGATCGTTTACGTGTGGGCGGGGGCCTGCTTATACGTCGTTCCTATTATTTCAATTATTACGCTTcaatttttcagtttttatttttcattttttttttttttgccttattttAACTTCTCCGCGGTGACAACTGATATAAGccgaaaaagcgaaatgcgGAAAAAGGCCACGCAAGCAACCCACGTAAACTCACCAAAAGTCgcataaatgtacatacgATGAGCGAGGGCGTAAACACATGGATGAATAAGCCTGTGTATATGTTTGCACGTACGTACTACAAATTACtgcgtttttatttattatttttttttttttggtggggTGGGGGAAGAAGGCCCCTCCTTTTCCGCGTATTCGGTGTGGTTAACTTTTTGTTGAATTGACCAGAAAGCGCGTGTGGCTTAGATGTACATGTTGAGAACAGCTGAAGGTGTATTTTATCCTCCTCAGTTttgttcttccatttttttgaacttGACATGTTTTCCCTCGCCCCAattggggaagaaaattggtgcattttttaaaaaaggatagGAGGACAGAAGGGGGGGACAAAAATTCGTTCCACCTTTTGTGTGACACATTattgcttcccattttgtaacAACGCTAACGCTGTTTGGGTGGGTATATATGTGAAGTAGCTACGCAGCTACGCGGCTACATATGGATGGACggatgtatgtatgtatgtatgtatgtatgtgtgaaTGTATGTGTGAATGTATGTGTGAATGTACGTGTGTATGCACGCATGgatgtgtttttttgtggGGGAGGGGCCTCTCACATGATGACCttcttaatattttcaagCTTCGCTTCCAAGTTTTTGATGAAgcacaaatttttgttcctctccGTGGTCAATATATCTGCCTGCTTTTTTAcgtcttcgtttttttcatttattatgttaatttttttgagcgCGTCATTTTTAAAGCTCTCCATTTGGTCGtacacctttttcttttctttattcaaaaattcgGTGatgatgccttttttttcttcgtacAATTTGAGGTAAAGGGCGTTTTCCAAGTTGGCCTTTTCTTCTGTGGGGATGTCCCTTTCAGCGGACACGTCCCGCAGTGCCTTTGAGAGCTCGCCTATCTGTTCATGGAGTGGGATGGTcacgaaaggggagaagtaCGCCTATGTGTAGAAGCACCTCTATGTGTAGAAGCATCCCTATGTGTAGAAGCACTCCTATGTGTAGAAGCACCCCTATGTGTAGAAGCACCCCTATGTGTAGAAGCACCCCTATGTGTAGATGCATTCGTGCCCATTTCATAGCGCTAggcgttttttccccttttcgagTACCTTCGTGTTTAAGCCTTTCGGCTCTGCGTGCTTTTCTGTCATTTTACgataaaaaggcaaagaggCAAACACGAAGAGGCCAAATGACCTTCTACTAATCGTCCCAAACGTAGCGTTATGTCACTCCCCCAGCAGTGTTAAAAAGATGTTTTTGAAGCGAGGCAAATGCTCAAAAGTGTACACACAAATATGCCCGTTAGGTGTGCCTCTATTCCTTCTTGCAGAATACTCAGGTGGGCTTATAAACACGGCACGTCCGTTTAAAATTCACGTTTAGTACAAATAAGTAGGAATGAAATGTTATGTCCACATTTTAGGTggtcaaaaggggaaatttattttttctcaacttttttttcaaagggAAAAAGCNTTTATCATGGTGtctaaatgtttttttttttttttttttcaaaaaaataaaaacaatttatgCTAGGGGGTTACCCCGACTAATGTTTCATTTGGAGGGGAACACCTTCACAGTTAAGGCACATAAAAAACGGTNNNNNNNNNNNNNNNNNNNNNNNNNNNNNNNNNNNNNNNNNNNNNNNNNNNNNNNNNNNNNNNNNNNNNNNNNNNNNNNNNNNNNNNNNNNNNNNNNNNNNNNNNNNNNNNNNNNNNNNNNNNNNNNNNNNNNNNNNNNNNNNNNNNNNNNNNNNNNNNNNNNNNNNNNNNNNNNNNNNNNNNNNNNNNNNNNNNNNNNNNNNNNNNNNNNNNNNNNNNNNNNNNNNNNNNNNNNNNNNNNNNNNNNNNNNNNNNNNNNNNNNNNNNNNNNNNNNNNNNNNNNNNNNNNNNNNNNNNNNNNNNNNNNNNNNNNNNNNNNNNNNNNNNNNNNNNNNNNNNNNNNNNNNNNNNNNNNNNNNNNNNNNNNNNNNNNNNNNNNNNNNNNNNNNNNNNNNNNNNNNNNNNNNNNNNNNNNNNNNNNNNNNNNNNNNNNNNNNNNNNNNNNNNNNNNNNNNNNNNNNNNNNNNNNNNNNNNNNNNNNNNNNNNNNNNNNNNNNNNNNNNNNNNNNNNNNNNNNNNNNNNNNNNNNNNNNNNNNNNNNNNNNNNNNNNNNNNNNNNNNNNNNNNNNNNNNNNNNNNNNNNNNNNNNNNNNNNNNNNNNNNNNNNNNNNNNNNNNNNNNNNNNNNNNNNNNNNNNNNNNNNNNNNNNNNNNNNNNNNNNNNNNNNNNNNNNNNNNNNNNNNNNNNNNNNNNNNNNNNNNNNNNNNNNNNNNNNNNNNNNNNNNNNNNNNNNNNNNNNNNNNNNNNNNNNNNNNNNNNNNNNNNNNNNNNNNNNNNNNNNNNNNNNNNNNNNNNNNNNNNNNNNNNNNNNNNNNNNNNNNNNNNNNNNNNNNNNNNNNNNNNNNNNNNNNNNNNNNNNNNNNNNNNNNNNNNNNNNNNNNNNNNNNNNNNNNNNNNNNNNNNNNNNNNNNNNNNNNNNNNNNNNNNNNNNNNNNNNNNNNNNNNNNNNNNNNNNNNNNNNNNNNNNNNNNNNNNNNNNNTTTTTTCTTGTACATACATCATATCCCTGTTGATAAAAATAGTTTGACAAATTAGTTTGaaaagaaaggggaaagaattgaaaagtgaaaattgtgcaagtttttaaaacaaaaaatttccagAACTTGCCAAGGGGAGTGAGCAAATATTGTGAAAGGTTCAGTTGCCCTGCGTGTAAGGAGACATATACGTGCATGCAAATTTCaggtttttccttttccttttctggaAGTGGAACGTCGAACATATTGGGGAAGCCCATTTTCGTCCCACTGGAAAAGCAGAGGTGAGAAAATTAGGAATCGAAACGAAGAAAGCACAGAATAGGAAAAAGTAGGGACATAGTAGGAACAAAGTATAGAAAGCAACATAGAAAGGACAAAGCTAGAAGCTGCAACTTGTAACTTGAAACGGAAAATTTCGGAATTGCACATGTACCAACTGCTAAACGAACAAGTCGACTGCACGGTGAGCAGaactacaaaaaggggggaagtaacaaaatatatatgccctTAAAAACGGAagtaaaagaacaaaatataaaattaatccAGGAAAAATACGTCTTTGGAAAATGATCTGCGAAAATGTGTCCTCGTTAATGGTTCGAATGTCAGAAAAATGATATTCCCAGAGGggaggtagaaaaaaaaaaaaaaaaaaaataacccaaCGTAACACATTATATTGCAAAGTATCGCAAAATACAAGAAAGTAACTTGAAAACCAACGAGGGGAGACTTTTCCCAAGAAAGATAGCAATTAGGACCAAGTTGGGGCACCTTTCCTGCAGTGGCATTCAACGTGTAACACACTTcctgtgtatgtgtgtgcatatgtgctTTTCCTGTACACTCGCATTCGCATTTCTGCGCTTCGCACAGTGAAGGGTGTAAGCAGAGCGAAAAcatggaagagaaaaaaactgcgagggaagaaaaggatcTCATTTCTGCCGAAAATATCTTCCACGACATTTGCACCTTAACCCTGAACAAGAACATCGAAATAGACATCATCCAAGAGGGGTACTgctaaaaggaaatatatgaGCGCTCCTTATGGTAGCGGCTGATGGTGCAATGCCTCTCTTTCGCGCATCCgttgtatgcatgtgtatgtcTCACTCTTCATCACTctacctgttttttttttttttttccccacttcttcctccagATTGCTGAAAAAGGTCATGGGCGATGAAGAATCCAATAGCATTCAGTTCTTGGAGGAAAGCACTAACACGCAGAATGATTTGACAAAACTAAATGCACATTTGGAGgtagacaaaataaattggaCGCCAAACAAACACGAACTGAGATACGCGGATATTCACATCACAGTCGATTTTAACAAGAAGCAATTAAGTTATAGCATAGATAACTCAAAGATCCATAAATGCTATCACTACAGAATTACGCTTCTGCTGGACCATATTACACGAGAAGGACTCCCCTTTAAGGATAgcattttgtatttatacaATGGGATCAATGATAAGAGTTCCATGACGTGTCGATGCTGGCAAGATGGGAAGAATGTCGATAAATCTTTAAGGGAGGAGGAATCCAAAGATCTAAATATTATCAGTAGTGGAGAGATTGGAGAGAGTAAGAAGTTTTCCACGGAGGAGAAGTTCGAAGAGCATATGAATTGGTACGAACAGAAGGATAACTTGTTTTTGcccaaaaatgaagacataGAACAGTTAAGGAGAGCTCCCATTTCGTACGCCTTCGACCagaacatcattttttcaaacaagGAAAATGACGATTCGGATGATAAACAGTCGCATAAGTCGTCCCAAGTGAAGCATCCAAAGAAGGAGGTTTCTAAGAAGGCCGCAGGAAACGTCGAGGATGGTTCGTCTTCCGATGTGGAAATGGATGCGGAGAGCGCCAGGGAGGtagggaaggaaaagaagaagggagaCGCTATCCTAAACgaggaagtgaaaaaaagttgccCTGATGATAAGGAGGAAGAGCTAGAAGACTTCTCCTCCAATGAAGGGTACCAACCCGTAGGCGAAGCAGCAGACGTGGACGCAGAAGACGCGATTAAGACGGGGAAGGAAGAGAGCAGTCACAAGGATGAAGGCACGGGATTTTCAATCAAAGATTTGGAAGAAATTAGCCATTTTCTTCGAAATgattatatgaacaaaaaagggaaaggcgGTAATTCTCTTATGATGGGAAGTAGGAGAGGAAAATACGTaagagaaaacgaaaaaaaaaaaaaattcatgaaaattatgaatgaAAATATCCCCCTAACCATTATTTTGTCAGATAAGGGTAACGAAATATGCaaagaattaattaataaatattcgAGGTATTATCGAGATTTTGTAGAAGAACGTGTTTTAGGGTGTGGTGGATTCGGATACGTAATGAAGGTAAAAAACAAGCGATTTAATATTACCTATgctttgaagaaaataactTTGTGCagcagcaaaaaaggggcgtgCTCTTACCAACACTCCAGTAGTGACCTAATGAATGAAAACAACCGGTACATAATGGAGGAAGCGATAATGATTGCGAAGTTGCAACATGAAAATATTGTAAGGTACTACGATGCCTGGGTG
Protein-coding regions in this window:
- a CDS encoding hypothetical protein (putative), translated to MTEKHAEPKGLNTKIGELSKALRDVSAERDIPTEEKANLENALYLKLYEEKKGIITEFLNKEKKKVYDQMESFKNDALKKINIINEKNEDVKKQADILTTERNKNLCFIKNLEAKLENIKKVIM